A DNA window from Falco naumanni isolate bFalNau1 chromosome Z, bFalNau1.pat, whole genome shotgun sequence contains the following coding sequences:
- the PRXL2C gene encoding peroxiredoxin-like 2C, giving the protein MAGQAAPPVTQQVGRAWGRGQRQEAVELREAARCLVVDADGRSVPFEALYGEQKAIVVFVRNFLCYTCKEYVEDLAKVPKAFLQEANVRLIVIGQSSYHHIKPFCSLTGYTHEMYVDPQREIYKTLGMKRGEGSNISVRSPHVKSNTLLGSIRSVWRAMTGPAFDFQGDPAQQGGALVLGPGNEVHFFHLDKNRLDHVPINTVLQLAGVKPVNFTNKPQIIDI; this is encoded by the exons aTGGCCGGGCAGGCGGCGCCGCCGGTCACGCAGCAGGTCGGCCGCGCGTGGGGCCGCGGGCAGCGGCAGGAGGCGGTGGAGCTGCGGGAGGCCGCCCGCTGCCTGGTGGTGGACGCGGACGGGAGGAGCGTCCCCTTCGAGGCCCTGTACGGGGAGCAAAAAGCGATCGTGGTGTTCGTGCGG AATTTTTTATGTTACACCTGTAAGGAGTATGTAGAAGACCTGGCAAAGGTCCCCAAGGCGTTTTTACAA GAAGCAAATGTGAGGCTTATAGTTATTGGACAGTCATCTTACCATCACATCAAG CCCTTTTGCAGTTTAACTGGGTATACACATGAAATGTATGTAGATCCACAAAGGGAAATTTATAAAACACTTGGCATGAAAAGAGGTGAAGGTAGTAACATATCAG TGCGGAGCCCTCACGTAAAATCAAACACACTCCTGGGAAGCATTAGGAGTGTGTGGAGAGCAATGACTGGCCCAGCTTTTGATTTTCAAGGAGACCCTGCTCAGCAGGGAGGAGCTTTGGTTTTAGGCCCAG GCAAtgaagttcatttttttcatcttgataAAAACAGGCTGGATCATGTTCCCATTAATACAGTTTTGCAGCTGGCAGGCGTTAAACCAGTAAATTTCACAAACAAGCCCCAGATTATTGACATATGA